The Carassius gibelio isolate Cgi1373 ecotype wild population from Czech Republic chromosome B12, carGib1.2-hapl.c, whole genome shotgun sequence genome has a segment encoding these proteins:
- the neurl2 gene encoding neuralized-like protein 2, with the protein MAAVLGQFMEFHSVHGTNVRLDPSRTQATRVESFANGVCFSKGPLSPGEIFLVEIEEKELGWCGHLRIGLTAHDPRTLETVPEYSLPDLVDMGDSWVFAITRNHNKVIEEEGEGGEQPNVGDEAENKPKTFFTDTHLYIENIGIPRDKLVGRSRPGRFSHILDDLYKTNALPPTARRSRIGVVYVPKGQGCADMHIIVNGEDMGASAKSIPTNKPLYAVVDVFAATKCVRIVQVEYGFASLQTLCRKTIQKHIIHRMALDWLELPELLKHYCKYE; encoded by the exons ATGGCAGCAGTTTTGGGTCAGTTTATGGAATTCCATTCAGTTCACGGGACAAATGTGAGACTGGACCCCTCGCGGACTCAAGCCACCCGAGTAGAAAGTTTTGCAAATGGTGTCTGCTTCAGTAAAGGCCCTTTAAGCCCTGGAGAGATCTTCCTAGTGGAGATAGAAGAGAAAGAACTGGGTTGGTGTGGTCATTTAAGGATCGGACTTACTGCCCACGACCCTCGGACACTGGAAACTGTGCCAGAATACTCTCTGCCTGATCTAGTGGATATGGGAGACAGCTGGGTATTTGCAATAACAAGAAATCATAATAAAGTCATTGAAGAAGAAGGAGAAGGTGGTGAACAGCCAAATGTTGGTGATGAGGCAGAAAACAAGCCTAAAACATTTTTCACAGACACTCACCTGTATATAGAAAACATAGGCATACCCAGAGACAAGTTGGTGGGACGCAGTCGACCGGGGAGATTCAGTCACATCCTGGATGATCTGTATAAAACCAACGCTCTACCCCCCACGGCCCGTCGCAGTCGGATAGGGGTTGTCTATGTACCTAAGGGACAAGGGTGTGCCGACATGCACATTATTGTCAATGGTGAAGACATGGGAGCCTCTGCAAAGAGCATCCCCACCAACAAGCCGCTGTATGCTGTTGTGGATGTATTTGCAGCTACTAAATGTGTTCGGATTGTCCAGGTGGAATATGGAT TTGCCTCACTGCAGACACTCTGCCGAAAGACAATCCAGAAACACATCATTCACAGAATGGCTTTGGACTGGTTGGAACTTCCTGAGTTACTTAAACACTATTGTAAATATGAGTGA